From Rhodopseudomonas palustris, a single genomic window includes:
- the gltA gene encoding citrate synthase yields the protein MDATTNNKTATLTVGNKNYDLPVLTGTVGPDVIDIGKLYAQTGMFTYDPGFTSTASCQSKITYIDGDAGVLEYRGYPIEQLAEKGDFLETCYLLLYGELPTKAQKEDFDYRVTRHNMVHEQMARFFQGFRRDAHPMAVMVASVGALAAFYHDSTDINDPTQRMVASIRMIAKIPTLAAMAYKYSSGQPFIYPKNSLSYAANFLRMCFATPCEEYVVNPVLANALDKIFTLHADHEQNASTSTVRIAGSSGANPFACIAAGIACLWGPAHGGANEAALAMLKEIGTVENIPDFIAKVKDKNSSVRLMGFGHRVYKNYDPRAKIMQQVCHEVLAETGHHGDPLLKVAMELEKIALNDQYFIDRKLYPNVDFYSGITLKAMGFPTDMFTVLFAVARTVGWISQWSEMIEDPQQKIGRPRQLFTGATTRNYVEISKRG from the coding sequence ATGGACGCAACGACCAACAACAAAACGGCAACGCTGACGGTTGGAAACAAGAACTACGATCTTCCGGTCCTGACCGGAACAGTCGGCCCCGACGTCATCGACATCGGCAAGCTCTATGCCCAGACCGGGATGTTCACTTACGATCCCGGGTTCACCTCGACGGCGAGCTGCCAGTCCAAGATCACCTACATCGACGGCGACGCCGGCGTTCTCGAGTACCGCGGTTATCCGATCGAACAGCTCGCCGAAAAGGGCGACTTCCTCGAGACCTGCTATCTGCTGCTGTACGGCGAACTGCCGACCAAGGCGCAGAAGGAAGATTTCGACTACCGCGTCACCCGCCACAACATGGTACACGAGCAGATGGCCCGGTTCTTCCAGGGCTTCCGTCGTGACGCGCATCCGATGGCGGTGATGGTGGCTTCGGTCGGCGCGCTCGCCGCGTTCTATCATGACTCCACCGACATCAACGATCCGACCCAGCGGATGGTCGCCTCGATCCGGATGATCGCCAAGATCCCGACGCTGGCGGCAATGGCCTACAAATACTCGAGCGGCCAGCCCTTCATCTATCCGAAGAACTCGCTGAGCTACGCGGCGAACTTCCTGCGGATGTGCTTCGCCACGCCGTGCGAGGAATACGTCGTCAATCCGGTGCTGGCGAACGCACTCGACAAGATCTTCACGCTGCACGCCGACCACGAGCAGAACGCCTCGACCTCGACGGTCCGCATCGCCGGCTCGTCGGGCGCCAACCCGTTCGCCTGTATCGCGGCCGGCATCGCCTGCCTGTGGGGCCCGGCCCATGGCGGCGCCAACGAGGCGGCGCTGGCGATGCTGAAGGAAATCGGCACGGTCGAGAACATTCCGGACTTCATCGCCAAGGTGAAGGACAAGAACTCGTCGGTGCGGCTGATGGGATTCGGCCACCGCGTCTACAAGAACTACGATCCGCGCGCCAAGATCATGCAGCAGGTCTGCCACGAAGTGCTGGCCGAGACCGGCCACCACGGCGACCCGCTGCTCAAGGTGGCGATGGAGCTGGAGAAGATCGCGCTCAACGATCAGTACTTCATCGATCGCAAGCTGTACCCGAACGTCGACTTCTATTCGGGCATCACGCTGAAGGCGATGGGCTTCCCGACCGACATGTTCACCGTGCTGTTCGCGGTCGCCCGCACCGTCGGCTGGATCAGCCAGTGGAGCGAGATGATCGAAGACCCGCAGCAGAAGATCGGCCGTCCGCGCCAGCTCTTCACCGGTGCGACCACCCGCAACTACGTCGAGATCAGCAAGCGCGGCTGA
- the lpxB gene encoding lipid-A-disaccharide synthase: MTTAGSQEDRVRTVYLIATEESGDRLGGALMRELRARFGARVRFAGIGGHTMAGEGLVSLFPIEELSIIGFAAVVQRLPLILKLIRRAADAVLAAKPDILVIIDSPDFTHRVARRVRLRDPAIPIVDYVSPTVWAWRPGRARAMLGYVDHVMALLPFEPAEYRRLQGPPCSYVGHPLTEQFDSLRPSQTEQARRDAQPPVLLVLPGSRRSEVRHHAAAFGDTLAKLRRDGVAFEAVLPTTPHLEALVRAAVASWEVQPRIVVGEQEKRAAFRIAHAALAKSGTVTLELAIAGVPMVTAYRAGSLEIWIARRVVRPGTVILANLVIGDDVVPEFIQEDCVADRLAPAVRDLLGDTPARRRQLAGFARIDAILSTGDQTPSGRAADIVADVMQRRRSIG, from the coding sequence ATGACGACCGCCGGATCGCAGGAGGATCGCGTTCGGACCGTGTATCTGATCGCGACCGAGGAGTCCGGCGATCGGCTCGGCGGCGCGCTGATGCGCGAGCTCCGCGCCCGGTTCGGGGCGCGGGTCCGGTTCGCCGGGATCGGTGGACACACCATGGCCGGCGAGGGGCTGGTGTCGCTGTTTCCGATCGAGGAATTGTCGATCATCGGCTTCGCGGCCGTGGTGCAGCGGCTGCCGCTGATCCTGAAGCTGATCCGCCGCGCCGCGGACGCAGTGCTCGCCGCCAAACCCGACATCCTGGTGATCATCGACAGCCCCGACTTCACCCACCGCGTGGCGCGGCGGGTCCGGCTCCGCGATCCGGCGATTCCGATCGTCGACTACGTGTCGCCGACGGTGTGGGCGTGGCGGCCGGGGCGGGCGCGGGCGATGCTCGGCTATGTCGATCACGTGATGGCGCTGCTGCCGTTCGAGCCGGCCGAGTATCGCCGGCTGCAGGGCCCGCCATGCAGCTATGTCGGTCATCCGCTCACCGAGCAGTTCGACTCGCTGCGGCCGAGCCAGACGGAGCAGGCGCGCCGCGATGCCCAGCCGCCCGTGCTGCTGGTGCTGCCGGGCAGTCGGCGCAGCGAAGTCCGCCATCACGCCGCCGCGTTCGGCGACACGCTGGCCAAGCTGAGGCGCGATGGCGTCGCGTTCGAGGCGGTGCTGCCGACCACGCCGCATCTCGAGGCCCTTGTCCGCGCCGCGGTCGCCTCATGGGAGGTGCAGCCGCGCATCGTGGTCGGCGAACAGGAGAAGCGCGCCGCGTTCCGGATCGCGCATGCTGCGCTGGCGAAGTCCGGCACCGTCACGCTGGAGCTGGCGATCGCCGGCGTGCCGATGGTGACCGCCTATCGGGCCGGCAGTCTGGAGATTTGGATCGCACGGCGGGTGGTGCGTCCGGGCACGGTGATCCTCGCCAATCTGGTGATCGGCGACGACGTGGTGCCGGAGTTCATTCAGGAGGATTGCGTCGCGGACAGGCTCGCGCCGGCGGTGCGCGATCTGCTCGGCGACACCCCGGCGCGGCGCCGCCAGCTCGCCGGCTTCGCCAGGATCGACGCCATCCTGTCGACCGGCGACCAGACCCCGAGCGGACGTGCGGCTGACATCGTAGCGGACGTGATGCAGAGGCGCCGCTCGATCGGCTGA
- a CDS encoding LpxI family protein: MTDSLPPLGAKVGIIAGGGALPFAVADTLAARGLTPVLFALKGSCDSERVAAYRHHWLPMGALGRLLRLLRAEGCRDLVFIGSLVRPALSEMRLDWGAIKALPAVLAAYRGGDDHLLTGVGRLFERHGFRLLGLKDVASDLLIPQGCLTRAAPDARVEADIAKGRAVLAALSPFDIGQGCVVIDGHVVAVEDTGGTDELLRRVAQLRDSRRIRAKPGHGVLVKAPKAGQDLRFDLPAVGPTTIEGLVAARLGGVAVVAGHTVVAEPQTMIAAADRAGLFVIGTRE; this comes from the coding sequence ATGACCGATTCTCTCCCACCGCTCGGCGCCAAGGTCGGCATCATCGCCGGCGGCGGCGCGCTGCCGTTTGCGGTCGCCGATACGCTCGCCGCGCGCGGTCTGACGCCGGTCCTGTTCGCGCTGAAGGGAAGCTGCGACTCCGAGCGTGTGGCTGCGTATCGACACCATTGGCTGCCGATGGGCGCGCTGGGCAGGCTGTTGCGGCTGTTGCGCGCCGAGGGATGCCGCGACCTGGTGTTCATCGGCTCCTTGGTGCGGCCGGCGCTGTCGGAGATGCGGCTCGACTGGGGCGCGATCAAAGCTCTGCCGGCAGTGCTGGCGGCCTATCGCGGCGGTGACGACCATCTCCTGACCGGGGTCGGCCGATTGTTCGAGCGCCACGGCTTCCGGCTGCTCGGCCTGAAGGACGTCGCCAGCGATCTGTTGATCCCGCAGGGCTGCCTGACCCGCGCTGCACCGGATGCGCGCGTGGAGGCCGACATTGCCAAGGGGCGCGCAGTGCTGGCGGCGCTGAGCCCGTTCGATATCGGCCAGGGCTGCGTGGTGATCGACGGTCACGTCGTCGCGGTCGAGGATACCGGCGGCACCGACGAGCTGCTGCGACGCGTGGCGCAGCTCCGTGACAGCCGGCGGATTCGCGCCAAGCCCGGTCATGGCGTGCTGGTGAAGGCGCCGAAGGCCGGCCAGGATCTGCGCTTCGATCTGCCTGCGGTCGGACCGACGACCATCGAAGGGCTGGTCGCGGCGCGCCTCGGCGGCGTCGCCGTGGTCGCCGGGCATACCGTCGTCGCCGAGCCGCAAACGATGATCGCGGCCGCCGACAGGGCCGGGCTGTTCGTGATCGGAACGCGCGAATGA
- the lpxA gene encoding acyl-ACP--UDP-N-acetylglucosamine O-acyltransferase, whose translation MSTIDSTARIEDGAVLGDGVEIGPYCTIGPHVSIGAGTRLIGHVNVTGHTTIGEGCTIHPFASLGGAPQSTGYKGEPTTLVVGNACTIRENVTMNTGTVGGGGVTRVGDRGFFMAASHVGHDCIVGNDVIFANAATLGGHCEIGDFTFIGGMTVLQQFTRVGHQVMIGGMTGLRTHVIPYALANGIYAKLSGLNIVGMRRRKFTKERLRIVRAFYDDLFHSAGPLAERLERVRSRTGEDPAIAEIIGFIDDIKARGGRGQRVALCMAREGGAGVNDDDDA comes from the coding sequence ATGAGCACAATCGACTCGACTGCGCGGATCGAAGACGGAGCGGTACTCGGCGACGGTGTGGAGATCGGCCCGTATTGCACGATCGGCCCCCATGTCAGCATCGGCGCCGGGACCCGTCTGATCGGCCACGTCAACGTCACCGGCCACACCACGATCGGTGAAGGCTGCACCATCCATCCGTTTGCTTCACTCGGCGGCGCGCCGCAGTCGACCGGCTACAAGGGCGAGCCGACCACGCTGGTCGTCGGCAACGCCTGCACCATCCGTGAAAACGTGACGATGAACACCGGCACGGTCGGGGGCGGCGGCGTCACCCGGGTCGGCGACCGCGGGTTCTTCATGGCGGCCAGCCATGTCGGCCACGACTGCATCGTCGGCAACGACGTGATCTTCGCCAACGCCGCCACCCTCGGCGGTCATTGCGAGATCGGCGACTTCACCTTCATCGGCGGCATGACGGTGCTGCAGCAGTTCACCCGGGTCGGGCACCAGGTGATGATCGGCGGCATGACCGGGCTGCGCACCCATGTCATTCCCTACGCGCTCGCCAACGGCATCTATGCGAAGCTGTCCGGGTTGAATATCGTCGGCATGCGCCGGCGCAAATTCACCAAGGAGCGGCTGAGAATTGTGCGCGCGTTCTACGACGACCTGTTCCACAGCGCCGGCCCGCTCGCCGAGCGACTGGAGCGGGTGCGATCGCGCACCGGGGAGGATCCGGCAATCGCCGAGATCATCGGCTTCATCGACGACATCAAGGCCCGAGGCGGACGCGGCCAGCGCGTCGCGCTGTGCATGGCGCGCGAAGGCGGCGCGGGCGTCAACGACGACGACGACGCCTGA
- the fabZ gene encoding 3-hydroxyacyl-ACP dehydratase FabZ, translated as MESPIRFEHVDINTILKTLPHRFPFLLIDRVINIREDYSGIGIKNVTVNEPAFQGHFPERPVYPGVLMIEGMAQTAGVIGILSVTGTEKPRAVYFLTIDKCKFRKPVMPGDTVEYHLTRTGRRKTMWWFHGEAKVDGQIVAEADVGAMLAD; from the coding sequence ATGGAATCACCGATTCGATTTGAGCACGTTGATATCAACACCATCCTCAAAACCCTGCCGCACCGTTTTCCGTTTCTGCTGATCGATCGCGTGATCAACATCCGCGAGGATTACAGCGGCATCGGCATCAAGAACGTCACCGTGAACGAGCCGGCGTTTCAGGGGCACTTCCCGGAGCGTCCGGTGTATCCCGGCGTGCTGATGATCGAGGGCATGGCGCAGACCGCCGGGGTGATCGGCATCCTGTCGGTGACCGGCACCGAGAAGCCGCGCGCGGTGTATTTCCTGACGATCGACAAGTGCAAGTTCCGCAAGCCGGTGATGCCGGGCGATACCGTTGAGTATCACCTGACGCGCACCGGCAGACGGAAAACGATGTGGTGGTTTCACGGCGAGGCCAAGGTCGACGGCCAGATCGTCGCCGAAGCCGATGTCGGCGCGATGCTGGCAGATTGA
- the lpxD gene encoding UDP-3-O-(3-hydroxymyristoyl)glucosamine N-acyltransferase, whose protein sequence is MASTSFFPPRPSSTLAEIASLTKATLVDASQAEHRITGLASLDEAGPMHLTFFENLRYADDLVATRAGACLVSERFEGRVPPHVAVLRARRPFHAFVEVARQLYVDALRPSTGLSGQGIAPTAVIDDTAKLEDEVTVEPLAVIGPDVEIGAGTVIGAGAVIAAGVKIGRDCDIGAGSHLQHALIGNNVLMHPGCHIGQDGFGFIFAGRHTKVPQTGRVIIQNDVELGAGTTIDRGSLRDTVIGEGTKIDNQVQIGHNVTIGRHCVIAAKCGLAGSLTLGDNVALGAMVGINNHVMIGDGAQVAAMSGVKDSIPAGERWGGMFARPTRTWFREMLAVRRLAEASGPETAAKPDDDRDEGRG, encoded by the coding sequence ATGGCATCAACCTCGTTTTTCCCACCGCGTCCTTCGTCCACGCTGGCCGAGATCGCCAGCCTGACGAAGGCGACGCTGGTCGATGCTTCGCAGGCGGAGCATCGCATCACCGGACTTGCCTCGCTCGACGAGGCCGGGCCGATGCATTTGACCTTCTTTGAAAATCTCCGCTACGCTGACGACCTCGTCGCGACCCGCGCGGGGGCCTGTCTGGTCAGCGAGCGGTTCGAGGGCAGGGTGCCGCCGCACGTTGCAGTGCTGCGAGCGCGACGGCCTTTCCATGCCTTTGTCGAAGTCGCCCGCCAGCTCTATGTCGACGCGCTGCGGCCAAGCACCGGCCTCTCCGGACAGGGCATCGCGCCCACCGCGGTGATCGACGATACCGCCAAGCTCGAGGACGAGGTCACGGTCGAGCCGCTGGCGGTGATCGGTCCCGACGTCGAGATCGGCGCCGGCACGGTGATCGGGGCGGGGGCGGTGATTGCCGCCGGGGTGAAGATCGGCCGGGATTGCGACATCGGCGCCGGCAGTCATCTGCAGCACGCGCTGATCGGCAACAACGTTCTGATGCATCCCGGCTGCCACATCGGCCAGGACGGCTTCGGGTTCATTTTCGCGGGCCGCCACACCAAGGTGCCGCAGACCGGCCGGGTGATCATCCAGAACGACGTCGAGCTCGGGGCCGGAACCACGATCGACCGCGGATCGCTGCGCGACACTGTGATCGGCGAGGGCACCAAGATCGACAATCAGGTTCAGATCGGCCACAACGTAACAATTGGTCGACATTGCGTGATCGCCGCGAAATGCGGCCTTGCCGGCAGCCTGACGCTGGGCGACAACGTCGCGCTGGGAGCGATGGTCGGCATCAACAATCACGTGATGATCGGCGACGGCGCCCAGGTGGCGGCGATGTCCGGAGTAAAGGACAGCATTCCCGCAGGTGAGCGCTGGGGCGGCATGTTCGCCAGGCCGACCAGGACATGGTTCCGGGAGATGCTGGCAGTACGGCGGCTCGCTGAGGCCAGCGGGCCCGAGACGGCGGCGAAACCCGACGACGACAGGGATGAAGGACGGGGGTGA
- the bamA gene encoding outer membrane protein assembly factor BamA, giving the protein MKVGMRVLRGVVGAALVFFAVPVATTAVGVVMASPAAAQSASSIAVEGNRRVEAETIRSYFKPGPGGRLDQGSIDDGLKALIETGLFQDVRINQAGGRLVVSVVENPVIGRLAFEGNKKIKDEQLSAEIQSKPRGTLSRPMVQGDALRIAEIYRRSGRYDVRVDPQIIEQPNNRVDLVFVITEGPKTGVKSIEFVGNKTYSSYRLKDVIKTRESNLLSFLGSGDVYDPDRVEADRDLIRRFYLKHGFADVQVVAALTEYDPERKGFMVTFQIEEGQQYRVGSVTFDSTIPTLDANSMRSYSRVNVGSLYNAEALEKSVEEMQIELSRRGYAFATVRPRGDRNFDEHTVSIVFSIEEGPRVYIERINVVGNTRTRDYVIRREFDISEGDAYNRALVDRAERRLKNLDFFKSVKITTEPGSSSDRVILVVNLEEKSTGDFSVSGGYSTSDGALGEVSVSERNFLGRGIFAKASVQYGQYARGYSLSFVEPYLLDYRVALGLDLYQREQLANRYISYSTKTLGFSPRLGFALREDLSLQIRYSLYRQEITLPSYLNNCNNIAGPNYNPTPQYMNFLANNPNGYPGLGCFADGEASLPVRIGLAGGAYWTSSLGYTLTYNTLDNIKNPTDGLLVDLRQDFAGVGGDVKFIKTAFDAKYYTPLVADLIGLIHLQAGNLSTYGDNQLRMLDHFQMGSNLVRGFAPNGIGPRDIGQYAIYGYGGDALGGTNYWGASVELQMPFWFLPKEVGLKGAVYADAGSLFDYKGPTSWSVTGEVNGSGCSPATQTSLGSCAGLNYDDTNLVRTSVGVGLIWASPFGPLRFDYAIPITKGKYDRVQEFKFGGGTSF; this is encoded by the coding sequence ATGAAAGTTGGAATGCGAGTGTTGCGGGGGGTAGTCGGTGCCGCCCTGGTGTTTTTCGCCGTACCTGTCGCCACGACGGCGGTCGGGGTGGTGATGGCGTCTCCTGCCGCTGCCCAGTCCGCTTCGTCGATCGCGGTCGAGGGCAACCGGCGGGTCGAGGCCGAGACCATTCGCTCCTATTTCAAGCCCGGTCCGGGCGGTCGCCTCGATCAGGGGTCGATCGACGACGGCCTCAAGGCGCTGATCGAGACCGGTCTGTTCCAGGACGTGCGCATCAACCAGGCCGGTGGCCGGCTGGTGGTCAGCGTCGTCGAAAATCCGGTGATCGGGCGCCTGGCGTTCGAGGGCAACAAGAAGATCAAGGACGAGCAGCTTTCGGCTGAAATCCAGTCGAAGCCGCGCGGCACGCTGTCCCGCCCGATGGTGCAGGGCGACGCGCTGCGGATTGCCGAAATCTACCGCCGCTCCGGCCGTTACGACGTTCGCGTCGATCCGCAGATCATCGAGCAGCCCAACAATCGCGTCGATCTGGTGTTCGTGATCACCGAAGGTCCGAAGACCGGCGTGAAGTCGATCGAATTCGTCGGCAACAAGACCTATTCGTCCTATCGCCTGAAGGACGTCATCAAGACCCGCGAATCCAACCTGCTGAGCTTCCTCGGCAGCGGCGACGTCTACGATCCGGACCGGGTCGAGGCCGACCGCGACCTGATCCGCCGCTTCTATCTGAAGCACGGCTTTGCCGACGTGCAGGTGGTGGCCGCGCTGACCGAGTACGACCCGGAGCGCAAGGGCTTCATGGTGACCTTCCAGATCGAGGAAGGTCAGCAGTACCGCGTCGGTTCGGTGACCTTCGACTCCACGATCCCGACGCTCGATGCCAATTCGATGCGCAGCTACTCGCGCGTCAATGTCGGCTCGCTGTATAATGCCGAGGCGCTGGAGAAGTCGGTCGAGGAGATGCAGATCGAGCTGTCGCGGCGCGGTTATGCGTTCGCGACCGTGCGTCCGCGCGGCGATCGTAATTTCGACGAGCACACCGTTTCGATCGTGTTTTCGATCGAGGAAGGTCCGCGCGTCTACATCGAGCGCATCAACGTCGTCGGCAATACCCGGACCCGCGATTACGTGATCCGGCGCGAGTTCGACATCTCTGAAGGCGACGCCTACAACCGTGCGCTGGTCGATCGTGCCGAGCGCCGGCTGAAGAACCTCGACTTCTTCAAGTCCGTGAAAATCACCACCGAGCCGGGCTCGTCGAGCGACCGCGTCATCCTGGTGGTCAATCTCGAAGAGAAATCGACCGGCGACTTCTCGGTGTCGGGCGGCTATTCGACCAGCGACGGTGCGCTGGGTGAAGTCTCGGTCTCGGAACGCAACTTCCTCGGCCGCGGCATCTTCGCCAAGGCGTCGGTGCAGTACGGCCAGTACGCCCGTGGCTACTCGCTGTCGTTCGTCGAGCCGTATCTGCTCGACTACCGCGTCGCGCTTGGTCTGGACCTGTATCAGCGCGAACAGCTTGCCAACCGCTACATCTCGTACTCGACCAAGACGCTCGGCTTCAGCCCGCGCCTCGGCTTCGCGCTGCGGGAAGATCTGTCGCTGCAGATCCGCTACTCGCTGTACCGGCAGGAGATCACGCTGCCGTCGTACCTGAACAATTGTAACAACATCGCTGGGCCGAACTATAATCCTACGCCGCAATATATGAACTTCCTGGCGAACAACCCTAATGGCTATCCGGGCTTGGGGTGCTTTGCCGACGGCGAAGCGTCTCTGCCGGTCCGCATCGGTCTGGCCGGCGGTGCCTACTGGACCTCGTCGCTGGGCTATACGCTGACCTACAACACCCTGGACAACATCAAGAACCCGACCGACGGTCTGCTCGTCGACCTGCGCCAGGACTTCGCCGGCGTCGGCGGCGACGTGAAGTTCATCAAGACCGCGTTCGACGCCAAGTACTACACCCCGCTGGTGGCGGACCTGATCGGCTTGATCCATCTGCAGGCCGGCAATCTGAGCACCTATGGCGACAACCAGCTCCGGATGCTCGATCACTTCCAGATGGGTTCGAACCTGGTTCGCGGCTTCGCTCCGAACGGTATCGGTCCGCGCGACATCGGCCAGTATGCCATTTACGGCTACGGCGGCGACGCGCTGGGCGGCACCAACTACTGGGGTGCGTCGGTCGAGTTGCAGATGCCGTTCTGGTTCCTGCCGAAGGAAGTCGGGCTCAAGGGTGCCGTCTACGCCGACGCCGGTTCGCTGTTCGACTACAAGGGCCCGACGTCTTGGTCGGTCACCGGCGAAGTCAACGGCTCGGGCTGCTCGCCGGCAACTCAGACTTCGCTTGGCTCCTGCGCAGGCCTGAACTACGACGACACCAACTTGGTCCGCACCTCGGTCGGTGTCGGCCTGATCTGGGCGTCGCCGTTCGGACCGCTGCGCTTCGACTACGCGATCCCGATCACCAAGGGTAAGTACGACCGCGTTCAGGAATTCAAGTTCGGCGGCGGCACTTCGTTTTAA
- the rseP gene encoding RIP metalloprotease RseP: protein MADLFLNSYNTLSHGLIGYVVPFLFVLTIVVFFHELGHFLVARWNGVKVLTFSIGFGPEIVGFNDRHGTRWKLSAVPLGGYVKFFGDDSEASTPSGEALSQMSAADRAVSFHHKPVGPRAAIVVAGPLANFILAIVLFTFLFSVFGVPSTSARVDGVQPGSAAESAGFRPGDVVTSIDGSAIGSFLEMQRIVSAEAGRQLKFTVKRGDSTVDLTATPELKEIKDRFGNVQRLGILGISRSTAAGEVTTEQVNPAVALWMGVKETWFVVDRTFSYIGGIFTGREAADQLGGPLRIAQVSGQVATIGFTPLLHLAAVLSISIGLLNLFPVPLLDGGHLLFYGIEAVRGRPLSERAQELGFRIGLALVLMLMMFATYNDILHLASS from the coding sequence ATGGCCGATCTTTTTCTGAATAGTTACAATACGTTAAGCCACGGCCTGATCGGCTACGTGGTGCCTTTCCTGTTCGTCCTGACGATCGTGGTGTTTTTCCACGAGCTCGGCCATTTTTTGGTCGCCCGCTGGAACGGCGTGAAGGTTCTGACCTTCTCGATCGGATTCGGCCCGGAGATCGTCGGCTTCAACGACCGCCACGGTACCCGCTGGAAGTTGTCCGCTGTGCCGCTCGGCGGCTACGTCAAGTTCTTCGGCGACGACAGCGAGGCGAGCACGCCCTCCGGCGAGGCGCTGTCACAGATGTCGGCCGCGGATCGTGCCGTCAGCTTCCACCACAAGCCAGTCGGGCCGCGCGCGGCGATCGTGGTCGCCGGTCCGCTGGCCAATTTCATCCTGGCGATTGTCCTGTTCACCTTCCTGTTCAGCGTGTTCGGGGTGCCCAGCACGTCGGCGCGGGTCGACGGGGTGCAGCCGGGCAGCGCCGCCGAATCGGCCGGGTTCCGGCCGGGCGACGTGGTGACCTCGATCGATGGCAGCGCGATCGGCAGCTTCCTCGAGATGCAGCGCATCGTCAGCGCCGAGGCCGGCCGCCAGCTCAAATTTACCGTCAAGCGCGGCGATTCGACGGTCGACCTGACGGCGACGCCGGAGCTGAAGGAGATCAAGGACCGCTTCGGCAACGTCCAGCGCCTCGGCATTCTCGGAATCAGCCGGTCCACCGCCGCGGGGGAGGTGACCACCGAGCAGGTCAATCCGGCGGTCGCGCTGTGGATGGGGGTCAAGGAGACCTGGTTCGTCGTCGATCGGACGTTCTCTTATATCGGCGGTATTTTCACCGGGCGTGAGGCGGCCGACCAGCTCGGCGGGCCGCTGCGGATCGCCCAGGTGTCGGGGCAGGTGGCCACGATCGGCTTCACGCCGCTGCTGCATTTGGCTGCGGTGCTGTCGATCTCGATCGGGCTGCTCAACCTGTTCCCGGTTCCGCTGCTCGATGGCGGGCACCTGCTGTTCTATGGGATCGAAGCCGTTCGCGGCCGTCCGCTGTCGGAGCGGGCCCAGGAGCTCGGGTTCCGAATCGGGTTGGCCCTGGTGCTGATGTTGATGATGTTCGCGACCTACAACGACATCCTCCATCTGGCGTCGTCTTGA
- the dxr gene encoding 1-deoxy-D-xylulose-5-phosphate reductoisomerase yields MSAVPLKNAPSAHNGVRTVSVLGATGSIGDSTMDLIRAAPERYRVEALTGNANVAGLAKLAKEFNARFVAVADPARLGELRAALAGTDIACGAGESAVIEAAARPADWVMAAISGAAGLKPALAAVDRGTTVALANKECLVCAGDFFMSRAAAAGAQILPADSEHNALFQALASGNRHELTRVIITASGGPFRTWAAADIEQATLAQALKHPNWSMGQKITIDSASMMNKGLEVIEASYLFALSPDEIDVLVHPQSIVHGLVEFADHSVVAQLGAPDMRIPIAHCLGFPDRITGRAARLDLAKIGQLTFEAPDSARFPGLRLAYDALRTGHGATTVYNAANEVAVAAFIAQKIRFGAIARLVEDTLDRWVRAGNLAPLGSADDAIALDRQARDLAATLLPQIAAKAS; encoded by the coding sequence ATGAGTGCAGTCCCCCTGAAAAATGCCCCGTCCGCCCATAACGGCGTGCGGACGGTGAGCGTGCTCGGTGCGACCGGTTCGATCGGCGACAGCACGATGGATCTGATCCGGGCTGCGCCCGAGCGCTACCGGGTCGAAGCCCTGACCGGCAATGCCAATGTCGCGGGCCTCGCCAAACTGGCGAAAGAATTCAACGCTCGCTTCGTCGCGGTCGCCGACCCGGCGCGGCTCGGCGAGTTGCGTGCGGCGCTGGCCGGCACCGACATCGCCTGCGGCGCGGGCGAAAGTGCGGTGATCGAAGCCGCCGCACGGCCTGCCGACTGGGTGATGGCGGCGATTTCCGGCGCCGCCGGGCTGAAGCCGGCGCTGGCCGCGGTCGACCGCGGCACCACCGTCGCGCTCGCCAATAAAGAGTGTCTGGTGTGTGCCGGCGATTTCTTCATGAGCCGGGCCGCCGCTGCCGGCGCGCAGATCCTGCCGGCCGATTCGGAGCACAATGCGCTGTTCCAGGCGCTGGCCTCCGGCAACCGTCATGAATTGACCCGGGTCATCATTACCGCTTCGGGCGGGCCGTTCCGCACCTGGGCTGCCGCCGATATCGAGCAGGCGACGCTGGCGCAGGCGCTGAAGCACCCGAACTGGAGCATGGGCCAGAAGATCACCATCGATTCGGCGTCGATGATGAACAAGGGCCTCGAGGTGATAGAAGCGTCGTATCTGTTCGCATTGTCGCCGGACGAAATCGACGTGCTGGTGCACCCGCAGTCGATCGTCCATGGTCTGGTCGAATTCGCCGATCATTCCGTGGTGGCACAGCTCGGCGCGCCCGACATGCGGATTCCGATCGCGCATTGCCTCGGCTTTCCGGATCGGATTACCGGACGTGCCGCCAGACTGGACCTCGCCAAGATTGGTCAATTGACCTTCGAAGCTCCTGATTCTGCACGGTTTCCGGGGCTTCGCCTAGCCTATGACGCGCTTCGTACCGGGCATGGTGCGACGACGGTGTACAACGCCGCCAACGAGGTCGCGGTCGCCGCCTTCATCGCCCAGAAGATCCGGTTCGGGGCGATTGCTCGGCTGGTCGAGGACACGCTCGATCGCTGGGTGCGCGCCGGCAATCTGGCGCCGCTCGGCTCCGCCGACGATGCCATCGCACTCGACCGCCAGGCACGAGACCTGGCTGCCACCCTGTTGCCTCAAATTGCCGCAAAGGCATCTTAG